A section of the Lepus europaeus isolate LE1 chromosome 10, mLepTim1.pri, whole genome shotgun sequence genome encodes:
- the LOC133767853 gene encoding chromatin target of PRMT1 protein-like — protein sequence MLATPGGALASVSFDSWDLKMAAQSAPKVVLKSTTKMSLNERFTNMLKNKQPMPVNIRASMQQQQQLASARNRRLAQQMENRPSVQAALKLKQKSLKQCLGKSNIQARLGRPIGALARGAIGG from the coding sequence ATGCTGGCAACCCCAGGAGGAGCACTGGCGTCCGTTTCCTTCGATTCTTGGGATCTGAAGATGGCTGCTCAGTCAGCGCCGAAAGTTGTGCTAAAAAGCACCACCAAGATGTCTCTGAATGAGCGCTTTACTAATATGCTGAAGAACAAACAGCCGATGCCAGTGAATATTCGGGCTTCGATGCAGCAACAACAGCAGCTAGCCAGTGCCAGAAACAGAAGACTggcccagcagatggagaataGACCCTCTGTCCAGGCAGCATTAAAACTTAAGCAGAAGAGCTTAAAGCAGTGCCTGGGTAAGAGTAACATCCAGGCACGGTTAGGCCGACCCATAGGGGCCCTGGCCAGGGGAGCAATCGGAGGATGA